From a region of the Zingiber officinale cultivar Zhangliang chromosome 4B, Zo_v1.1, whole genome shotgun sequence genome:
- the LOC121978705 gene encoding uncharacterized protein LOC121978705, whose translation MPIRRDAEPTEAKDRGIHELREKYYVRPPNHTVGYTLATTSQTPPAQVVVGLVLLRQGNSFWGHDETEGSLNPGNFLILLEFLGAHNKEINDVILKNAPKTCKLTSPDIQKDIVKACTTETINVIIKDIGNSLFSILVDESCDVSMKEQIATTLSLKAAIDMMFSKYNLSIANLQLALIAVTKKNLSISNFLRIVGDVVNVVGSFCKYSDLLKEKHLDFIVETLERGEISSGRELNQETTLQRAGDIRWGSHYNSLISLISMFSAVNNVLEMISEDNSSSLDQKTETFNLLESILSIDFAFNLHLMKHVLRISSELSTTLQKKDQDIVNAMDLVQVCKHRLQNMREDG comes from the exons ATGCCGATTCGTCGAGACGCCGAACCTACAGAGGCCAAAGATAGAGGAATACACGAGTTGAGAGAAAAGTATTATGTGCGACCACCGAACCACACTGTCGGCTACACGCTTGCAACAACTTCACAAACACCTCCGGCGCAAGTCGTCGTAGGCTT AGTTTTGTTGCGACAAGGGAATTCATTTTGGGGTCATGATGAGACTGAAGGTTCTCTTAATCCGGGTAACTTTCTTATTCTACTGGAGTTTTTAGGTGCTCATAATAAAGAGATTAATGATGTGATATTGAAAAATGCTCCTAAAACTTGTAAGTTAACATCACCCGATATTCAGAAGGATATAGTAAAGGCCTGTACAACTGAAACAATTAATGTTATTATCAAAGATATTGGTAATTCATTATTCTCTATTTTAGTTGATGAATCTTGTGATGTGTCAATGAAGGAGCAAAT TGCTACAACACTCTCACTTAAAGCTGCTATTGATATGATGTTCTCTAAATATAATTTGAGCATAGCTAAT CTTCAACTAGCTCTTATAGCTGTGACCAAGAAAAATCTTTCGATTTCTAATTTCCTTCGTATTGTTGGTGATGTGGTAAATGTTGTTGGATCATTCTGCAAATATTCTGATCTTCTTAAGGAGAaacatttagattttattgttgAGACATTGGAGAGAGGTGAAATATCAAGTGGTCGAGAACTTAATCAAGAAACTACCCTTCAACGTGCTGGGGATATACGTTGGGGGTCACATTACAATTCTTTGATCAGTTTGATTTCTATGTTCTCTGCTGTCAATAATGTGCTTGAAATGATTTCAGAAGATAATTCTAGTTCTCTTGATCAAAAAACTGAGACATTTAATTTATTGGAGTCAATACTTTCAATTGATTTTGCATTCAATCTACACTTGATGAAACATGTCTTAAGGATTTCGAGTGAATTGTCGACGACATTACAAAAGAAAGATCAGGATATTGTAAATGCAATGGATTTGGTACAAGTATGCAAACACCGACTCCAAAATATGAGAGAAGATGGTTGA